A single Anopheles maculipalpis chromosome 3RL, idAnoMacuDA_375_x, whole genome shotgun sequence DNA region contains:
- the LOC126564821 gene encoding outer mitochondrial transmembrane helix translocase-like produces the protein MSGVNVTRNEVIQIALRISLLSIVTYYSAKWLIRNLDPSNKSKKKAIEHAEEILRKLSPTMKKSALHNLNEYEMVIASHLVVPENITESWDSIAGLDDVCQEIKESLVFPVCHRDMFAGSALYQPPKGVLLYGPPGCGKTLIAKATAKEAGMRFINLDVAMLTDKWYGESQKLASAVFTLAVKIQPCIIFIDEIDSFLRARNSSDHEATAMMKTQFMMLWDGLNTESDSSIIVMGATNRPQDLDKAILRRMPAQFHIGLPNEEQRQKILQLILQHEKVAPDVDYAQLARMTTCYSGSDLKEICRNASVHRVRKVMKNKEIMSAVRAAANKTQENRLAGGGSSLPNGCNGVTQNGSLELGTPSITMEDLVESLRSMKQSKYTTGVLNDARIDLD, from the exons ATGTCCGGAGTGAATGTAACACGCAACGAAGTGATACAGATTGCGCTGCGTATCTCGCTGCTATCAATCGTCACGTACTATTCAGCGAAATGGTTGATCCGCAATCTGGACCCTTCCaacaagagcaaaaagaaagccATCGAACATGCGGAGGAAATTTTACGGAA GTTGAGTCCGACGATGAAAAAATCAGCTCTACATAACTTGAACGAGTATGAAATGGTCATTGCATCGCATCTGGTAGTACCCGAAAACATTACCGAAAGCTGGGACAGCATTGCCGGGCTGGACGATGTGTGTCAGGAAATTAAGGAAAGCCTCGTGTTTCCGGTGTGTCACCGTGACATGTTTGCTGGATCGGCCCTCTATCAGCCTCCGAAAGGCGTGCTTCTTTACGGACCACCTG GTTGCGGTAAAACACTGATCGCCAAGGCAACGGCCAAGGAAGCCGGTATGCGCTTCATCAATCTCGACGTTGCCATGCTAACGGACAAGTGGTACGGTGAATCGCAAAAGCTTGCTTCGGCCGTATTTACGCTGGCCGTTAAAATTCAACCATGCATCATTTTCATCGACGAGATCGATTCGTTTCTGCGTGCACGGAACTCGTCCGATCACGAGGCGACAGCCATGATGAAAACACAGTTCATGATGCTCTGGGACGGACTGAACACCGAATCCGACTCGAGCATCATCGTGATGGGAGCTACCAACCGGCCGCAGGATCTCGACAAAGCCATCCTACGCCGAATGCCGGCCCAGTTTCACATTGGTCTACCGAATGAGGAACAGCGGCAGAAAATACTGCAACTAATCTTGCAGCACGAAAAGGTTGCGCCGGATGTGGACTATGCGCAGCTGGCACGTATGACCACGTGCTATTCCGGTTCGGATTTGAAAGAGATCTGTCGCAATGCTTCAGTGCATCGCGTGAGGAAGGTGAtgaaaaacaaggaaattaTGAGTGCTGTACGTGCGGCAGCAAACAAGACACAGGAGAACAGGCTCGCCGGTGGTGGTAGTTCGCTGCCAAACGGATGTAATGGGGTGACACAGAACGGTAGCTTAGAGCTCGGAACGCCTTCTATTACGATGGAGGATCTGGTGGAGTCATTGCGTAGTATGAAGCAGTCAAAGTATACGACCGGAGTGTTGAACGATGCTAGAATTGATTTGGATTAA